Sequence from the Nocardia cyriacigeorgica GUH-2 genome:
GTCTCGCAGGGTGCGCAGGAACAGGCGGGAGAGGCGGGTGATCACGGATGCACAGGGTAGTCGCTGGTCCACGGCCGATGACACCGGATTACCGGTTCGCGGCCCGGCGGTGATCCGCGCGGGCACCGAATCGATCTCGGCACACGAACAGGAAATTGAATTACCCATATCCGGAGACCGTCAAACTTTAGATCACAAAAATATGAATTCCGCCATGCGAATTATGCGTGCTGAATATTGTTGAGGAGCCGCGATACCGGCACATATAACCACATAAAGGGCCGCTGACCTGCGGGGGTGTCGATAACTCGGTCCGCCCCGATCATCTCCGCGAAACGATGGCCAGCCACCCCTGTCGAAAGGTGAGGCAGTGGTCGACACACACCGGAGAATCATTCGCTGGGCTGCGGCGTTCGCCGCGGCCGCGCTGTCGGCGGCGACGCTGGCCGGCTGCACCAAGACCGATACCGCCGGCGAGGGCGAGCTGCTGCGAACGTTGCAGGACAGCGGCACCATCACCGTCGGCTTCGCCGGCGAGGCGCCGTACTCCTTCGAGCAGGACAAGCAGTTGACCGGCGCGACCGTCGCGCTACACCGGGAGATCTTCAAGAATCTGGGCATCGACACCGTCGACGGCGTGCAGACCGAGTTCGGCGCGCTCATCCCCGGCTTGCAGGCCCGGCGCTTCGACGCGGTGAGCGCGGGCATGTCGATCCTGCCGCAGCGCTGTGAGCAGGCCGCGTTCAGCGAGCCCGAATTCATGTACACCACCGCGCTGATGGTGAAGTCCGGTAACCCGCTGAACCTCACGGATATGCAGTCGGTCAAGGACAGCGGCGCGCGGATGGCCGCCATGACCGGCGCCATCGAATCCGATTACGCCGCCGCCCTCGGCATCGACGCCATGCTGGTGCCCGGCCCGCAGGACGGGCTGGACGCGGTGACCTCCGGCCGCGCGGATGTGTTCGCGCTGACCGCGATCTCGTTGAACTGGTTGAAGAGCCACTCCCCCGGCGCCGACGTCGAGGTCACGCCGTCGTTCGTGGCGGTCATCGACGGCAAACCGCAGATCGGGGCGGGCGGCACCGTCTTCCGCACCGAGAATCCGGATCTGCTGGCCGCCTACAACGCCGAGTTGAAGAAGATCACCTCCGACAAGGAGCGGTACCTGGCGATCGTGGGGCCGTTCGGCTTCACCGAGCGGGAGCTGCCCGACCCGAATCTGACCACCGAACAACTGTGCAAGGGCGAAGTCTGACCGAGCGGGCCGCGTCATGAGCAATATGGACGCCTTGCGCGACGCCCTGCCCGGGATCTGGGACGGCATTCTCGTCACCTTGCAACTCACCCTGGGCGGCGCCGCGCTGGCCTTCCTGATCGCGCTGCTGCTCGGGACCGTGGTGCGGGTGCGCAATCTCGCGCTGCGCGGCGCCTCGCGGGTACTGATCGAATTCTTTCGCGGCACCTCGCTGCTGGTGCAGATCTTCTGGTTGTTCTATGTGCTGCCGCTGTTCGGCTATCAGCTCGAGCCGGTGTTCTGCGGGATCCTGGCGCTGGGCCTCAATTACGGCGCCTACGGAGCCGAGGTGGTTCGCGGTGCGTTGAACGCGGTGCCGCGCACGCAGTGGGAGGCGGCGGTCGCGCTGAACTTCAGCCCGTGGCAGCGGTTGCACCGGGTGCTGTTCCCGCAGGCGTGGGCGCTGATGGTGCCGCCGCTGACGAACCTGCTGATCCACCTGCTCAAAGGCACCGCGGTGGCCTCCTACATCACGTTGCAGGACTTGACCTTCGAGATCGGGAAGCTGCGCCAATCCACCGGTGACACCCTGTTCGCCTTCGGCGTCGGCCTGCTGATCTATTTCGTGCTGGCCTATGTGCTGACGGTGCTGATGAACCTGGTGGAGACCCGCGCCAAGAGCAAGCTCGGCCGCGGGCCGACGCTGAAGGAAATGCTGCGGCTCGCCCCGGACGAGCCGGTCGAGGCGGTGGCGCGATGACCGTCGAATGGAGTTGGGAGCGCGCCAGGGAATCGCTGCCGGTGCTGTGGGACGGATTCGAGATCACCCTGCTGGCCACCGTGATCGGTTTCGCGATCGCGGCGGTGATCGGGCTGGCCATCGCGATCGTGCGGCAGTCGTGTCCGCGCTGGGTGGCGGCGCCGGTGCACGCGGTGGCCGAATTCATCCGGCTCACACCGCTGGTGGTGCAGTTGCTGTTCGCCTACAACCTGCTGCCGCAGTTCTCGGCGTTGCAGATCGGCATCACCGTGCTCGGCATCCACTATTCGAGCTATCTGGCCGAGGTCTACCGGGCCGGGATCGAGGCGGTGCCGGCCGGGCAGTGGGAGGCGGCGCGGGCGTTGTCGCTGCCGCCGTATCGCACCTGGCGGGCGGTGGTGCTGCCGCAGGCCATCCGCGCCAGTGTTCCGGCGCTGGGCACCAATGCGGTGTCGATGTTCAAGGACACCCCGTTCCTGTTCGCCATCTCGGTGGTCGAACTCGTCACCGCGGCCCAGCAGTTCGGCGCGCGTAACTTCCAATACCTGGAGCCGCTGACCTTGGCGGGCGTGTTCTTCCTCATCGCGAGCTACCCGACGTCTGTGCTGATCAGAAGACTGGAGAAGCGCCTTGCCTACTACTGACCCCACCGTCGGCCCCGCGCAGGACCCCACCGTCGGCCCCGACCGGGACGCGATGATCCGCTTCGACAAGGTGGTCAAGCGGTTCGGCAAGCTGGTGGTGCTCGACGACCTCGATTTCACCGTCGGCCGCGGCGAGAAGGTCACTCTGATCGGGCCCTCGGGATCGGGCAAGACCACGATCCTGCGGCTGCTGATGACCCTCGAGCGGGTCAGCGACGGCGTCATCTGGGTGGACGGGCAGCCGCTCACCCACGAACAGCGCGGCGCGAAACTGGTGCCTGCCAAGGAGAAACACCTCCGTGCGGTGCGCAAGAAGATCGGCATGGTGTTCCAGCAGTTCAACCTGTTCCCGAATATGACGGTGCTGGAGAACATCACCGAGGCGCCCGTGCATGTGCTCGGGCGCCCGAAGGATCAGGCCCGCGCGCGGGCGACAGAGCTGCTGGAGATGATCGGGCTCGCCGACAAGGCGCACGCGCACCCCTCCCAGCTGTCCGGCGGGCAGCAGCAGCGCGTCGCGATCGCACGCTGCCTGGCCATGGACCCGAAGGTGATGCTGCTCGACGAGGTGACCTCGGCACTGGACCCGGAACTGGTGGGCGATGTGCTCGACCTGTTGCGCGATATCGCCGAGAGCACCGATATCACCATGCTCATCGTCACCCACGAGATGCGCTTCGCCCGCGATGTGTCCGACCGGGTGATGATGTTCGACGGCGGCCGCGTGGTGGAGCAGGGCCCGCCGCAGCAGTTGTTCGAGGACCCGCACAACGAGCGGACCCGGGCCTTCCTGCGCGCGGTGCGCTGACACCCGGCCGGCAGGTGAGCACCGGCCGCCGATTACCGTTGTCGCTCGTGCTGGTGCTGCTGCCTCCCTCCGAAACCAAGTCCGACGGT
This genomic interval carries:
- the ehuB gene encoding ectoine/hydroxyectoine ABC transporter substrate-binding protein EhuB, whose translation is MVDTHRRIIRWAAAFAAAALSAATLAGCTKTDTAGEGELLRTLQDSGTITVGFAGEAPYSFEQDKQLTGATVALHREIFKNLGIDTVDGVQTEFGALIPGLQARRFDAVSAGMSILPQRCEQAAFSEPEFMYTTALMVKSGNPLNLTDMQSVKDSGARMAAMTGAIESDYAAALGIDAMLVPGPQDGLDAVTSGRADVFALTAISLNWLKSHSPGADVEVTPSFVAVIDGKPQIGAGGTVFRTENPDLLAAYNAELKKITSDKERYLAIVGPFGFTERELPDPNLTTEQLCKGEV
- the ehuC gene encoding ectoine/hydroxyectoine ABC transporter permease subunit EhuC produces the protein MSNMDALRDALPGIWDGILVTLQLTLGGAALAFLIALLLGTVVRVRNLALRGASRVLIEFFRGTSLLVQIFWLFYVLPLFGYQLEPVFCGILALGLNYGAYGAEVVRGALNAVPRTQWEAAVALNFSPWQRLHRVLFPQAWALMVPPLTNLLIHLLKGTAVASYITLQDLTFEIGKLRQSTGDTLFAFGVGLLIYFVLAYVLTVLMNLVETRAKSKLGRGPTLKEMLRLAPDEPVEAVAR
- the ehuD gene encoding ectoine/hydroxyectoine ABC transporter permease subunit EhuD, which encodes MTVEWSWERARESLPVLWDGFEITLLATVIGFAIAAVIGLAIAIVRQSCPRWVAAPVHAVAEFIRLTPLVVQLLFAYNLLPQFSALQIGITVLGIHYSSYLAEVYRAGIEAVPAGQWEAARALSLPPYRTWRAVVLPQAIRASVPALGTNAVSMFKDTPFLFAISVVELVTAAQQFGARNFQYLEPLTLAGVFFLIASYPTSVLIRRLEKRLAYY
- the ehuA gene encoding ectoine/hydroxyectoine ABC transporter ATP-binding protein EhuA → MIRFDKVVKRFGKLVVLDDLDFTVGRGEKVTLIGPSGSGKTTILRLLMTLERVSDGVIWVDGQPLTHEQRGAKLVPAKEKHLRAVRKKIGMVFQQFNLFPNMTVLENITEAPVHVLGRPKDQARARATELLEMIGLADKAHAHPSQLSGGQQQRVAIARCLAMDPKVMLLDEVTSALDPELVGDVLDLLRDIAESTDITMLIVTHEMRFARDVSDRVMMFDGGRVVEQGPPQQLFEDPHNERTRAFLRAVR